From the genome of Ziziphus jujuba cultivar Dongzao chromosome 6, ASM3175591v1, one region includes:
- the LOC107430890 gene encoding uncharacterized protein LOC107430890 isoform X2: protein MFAKRLLQKAVHHSQQNLQQGSLTPEDLDPRVAVHYGIPSTASILAFDPFQRLLAIGTLDGRIKVIGGDGIEGLLISPKQIPYKNIEFLQNQGYLVSILNDNDIQVWNLESRCLVSCLQWEANITAFAVIHGSNFIYVGDEYGTMSVVKYYVEDGKLLQLPYQISANSISEAAECPFPSDQPIVGILPQPYTSGNRVLIAYQNGLVVLWDISEGRIVFAGGGKDLQLKDEVFKASNEVNNNSPEEIPEHYLGEKEISALCWASSRGSILAVGYVDGDILFWNTSSAVSNKGQQALSLSNNVVKLRLSSAERRLPVIVLQWSSSHKTRNDYDGQLFIYGGDEIGAEEVLTVLTLEWSSGLESLRCVGRADITLTGSFADMILFPSDGTTRTNHKADVFVLTNPGQLHFYDDDSLSALISQQKQEKKQSFAAMEFPAVIPTNDPAMTVAKLMKLPAAENSLKILSELTSVMKLHSMSIPAGGAKWPLTGGVPSQLSTSKDHVIKRVYLTGYADGSVRIWDATYPVLSFIYLFEGEVQGIKVAGSSSPISEMDFCFFTLRLALGNECGLVRIYNLKGCQDGTNFHFVTENKNEVHRLSQGKGPQCIAVFSLLNSPVQTLKFVHCGAKLAVGFKCGSVTVIDMSSLSVIFFIDDVSCSKSPVISLSWQEIVNAHSLLKSPKHSEANTQESFIEEVMFISTKDAKINLIDGHTGKSICSRPWNMKKELVAISMYVIEGNTSTSKLWNENQPKDSFKDTAAKNEPASDNSQVGINSHEMEHDSCPENSYPGENLLDLFVLLCCEDSLRLYSTKSVIQGNDKPIHKVKHEKPCCWTFTLKKDGKVEGLVLLFQNGAMEIRSIPDLELIKESSLMSILRWNFKANMNKLMSSCDNGQITLANGCEVAFVSLLSSENDLRIPESLPCLHDKVLAAAADAALNFSLNQKKKQGTAPGIIGGIVKGLKGGKTAHTVDFTTTQSIHDHLEKIFLKSPHTDASPSEDQEADVELYIDDIEIDDPQPVGSTSSHDLKNVNKGKESERERLFEGGTDDIKPRLRTPQEIMAKYRKAGDASAAAAQARNKLMERQEKLERVSRRTEELQNGAEDFASMANELVKTLENRKWWQI from the exons ATGTTCGCCAAGCGCCTCTTGCAGAAGGCCGTGCATCACTCTCAG CAAAACCTGCAACAAGGCAGTTTGACTCCAGAAGACTTGGACCCGAGAGTAGCAGTTCACTATGGTATCCCATCTACGGCCTCCATTCTTGCTTTTGATCCCTTTCAGCGCCTTTTAGCCATTGGAACACT GGATGGAAGGATTAAAGTTATTGGCGGTGATGGTATTGAAGGACTTCTTATATCCCCAAAGCAAATACCATACAAAAACATTGAG TTTTTGCAAAACCAGGGTTACTTAGTCAGCATCTTAAATGACAATGATATTCAG GTTTGGAATCTTGAGAGCAGGTGCCTAGTTTCTTGTTTACAGTGGGAAGCCAATATCACTGCTTTTGCTGTAATCCATGGCTCTAACTTCAT ATATGTTGGTGATGAGTATGGTACAATGTCTGTGGTAAAGTACTATGTCGAAGATGGAAAGCTTTTGCAGCTGCCCTATCAAATATCTGCAAATTCTATTAGTG AGGCCGCTGAGTGTCCATTTCCTAGCGACCAACCTATCGTTGGAATTCTTCCTCAACCTTATACTTCAGGAAATAG AGTACTTATTGCCTATCAGAATGGGCTGGTTGTTCTTTGGGATATTTCTGAAGGTCGAATCGTCTTCGCTGGAGGTGGTAAGGATCTCCAATTGAAGGATGAAGTTTTTAAAGCATCAAATGAGGTGAATAATAACTCTCCAGAAGAAATACCAGAACATTATCTGGGAGAGAAAGAGATAAGTGCTCTTTGCTGGGCATCTTCCCGGGGGTCCATTCTTGCTGTGGGATATGTAGATGGAGATATTTTGTTTTGGAATACGTCATCGGCTGTTTCTAATAAAGGTCAACAAGCATTGTCATTGTCTAACAATGTTGTTAAGTTACGATTATCATCTGCCGAAAGAAGACTTCCTGTCATTGTTCTACAGTGGTCTTCAAGTCATAAAACCCGTAATGATTATGATGGCCAACTGTTTATCTATGGTGGTGATGAAATAGGAGCTGAAGAAGTTCTGACG GTTTTAACTCTTGAATGGTCGTCTGGATTGGAGTCTTTAAGATGTGTTGGTCGTGCAGACATTACACTTACTGGCTCTTTTGCAGACATGATTTTATTTCCAAGTGATGGGACAACAAGGACTAACCACAAAGCTGATGTTTTTGTCTTGACAAACCCTGGGCAATTGCATTTTTATGATGATGATAGTCTGTCTGCCTTGATTTCCCAGCAAAAGCAAGAGAAAAAACAGTCTTTTGCTGCTATGGAATTTCCTGCAGTGATACCTACAAATGATCCTGCCATGACAGTTGCAAAACTTATGAAGCTACCTGCTGCGGAAAACTCATTAAAGATCCTGTCAGAG TTAACCTCAGTTATGAAACTTCATTCGATGTCGATCCCAGCTGGTGGTGCCAAGTGGCCCTTGACTGGGGGTGTCCCCAGTCAATTGTCCACCAGTAAAGATCATGTGATCAAAAGAGTGTATCTGACAGGTTATGCGGATGGATCTGTCCGCATTTGGGATGCCACGTATCCAGTGTTATCTTTCATTTATCTTTTCGAAGGCGAG GTGCAAGGTATTAAAGTGGCTGGTTCAAGTTCTCCAATATCAGAAATGGATTTCTGCTTCTTCACTTTACGTCTGGCTCTTGGCAATGAATGTGGTTTG GTTCGTATTTATAACTTGAAAGGCTGTCAGGATGGGACAAACTTCCACTTTGttacagaaaacaaaaatgaag TTCACAGATTGTCTCAAGGAAAAGGGCCTCAATGTATCGCTGTTTTTTCTCTTCTCAACTCTCCAGTTCAAACACTAAAATTTGTGCATTGTGGGGCTAAGCTTGCTGTGGGCTTTAAATGTGGCAGT GTCACTGTAATTGACATGAGTTCCTTATCAGTTATCTTCTTCATAGATGATGTATCTTGCTCTAAGTCTCCAGTCATTTCATTAAGTTGGCAAGAAATTGTAAATGCCCATAGCCTTTTGAAGAGCCCAAAGCACTCTGAGGCTAATACTCAGGAGAGCTTTATTGAGGAAGTAATGTTTATCTCCACCAAGGATGCCAAGATTAATTTGATTGATGGTCACACTGGTAAATCTATCTGCTCACGGCCGTGGAACATGAAAAAAGAATTGGTTGCAATTTCAATGTATGTTATAG AGGGGAATACTTCTACTTCTAAGTTATGGAATGAAAACCAGCCAAAAGACTCCTTCAAGGATACTGCTGCCAAGAATGAGCCCGCTTCGGACAATTCTCAGGTTGGAATAAATTCACATGAGATGGAACATGACTCTTGTCCAGAAAATTCTTACCCTGGGGAAAACTTGCTGGATTTGTTTGTTTTGCTGTGTTGTGAGGATTCACTGCGCTTGTACTCTACAAAATCTGTAATTCAG GGAAATGACAAACCCATACATAAAGTGAAACATGAAAAACCATGTTGTTGGACTTTTACTCTTAAGAAAGATGGAAAAGTTGAGGGATTAGTCTTGCTGTTTCAAAATGGAGCAATGGAAATCAG GTCTATACCAGACTTGGAACTGATAAAAGAAAGCTCATTGATGTCAATTTTAAGATGGAATTTCAAGGCAAACATGAATAAATTGATGAGTTCTTGTGATAATGGACAGATCACACTG GCAAATGGGTGTGAAGTGGCATTTGTCTCGCTATTATCTAGTGAAAATGATTTAAG GATTCCAGAGTCTTTGCCTTGTCTCCATGATAAAGTTCTTGCAGCTGCTGCTGATGCTGCCTTGAATTTCTCTCTAAACCAGAAGAAAAAGCAG GGCACTGCACCTGGGATTATAGGTGGTATCGTCAAAGGCCTTAAGGGCGGGAAAACTGCTCATACAGTGGATTTCACTACAACACAATCAATTCATGATCATctagagaaaatatttttgaagtctCCACATACAGATGCATCTCCATCAGAAGATCAGGAAGCAGATGTGGAGCTTTATATAG atgatattgaaattgatgacCCTCAGCCAGTAGGATCTACTTCATCGCATGATCTTAAAAACGTAAATAAAG GAAAAGAATCCGAAAGAGAAAGACTATTTGAAGGCGGGACTGACGATATAAAGCCCAGGCTAAGAACTCCTCAAGAAATTATGGCCAAATATAGAAAGGCTGGG GATGCTTCTGCGGCGGCTGCACAAGCAAGGAATAAACTCATGGAAAGACAGGAAAAACTTGAG AGAGTCAGCAGGCGCACTGAAGAGCTGCAAAATGGAGCTGAAGACTTCGCATCTATGGCAAACGAGCTTGTCAAGACACTGGAAAATCGAAAATGGTGGCAAATATGA
- the LOC107430890 gene encoding uncharacterized protein LOC107430890 isoform X1, which produces MFAKRLLQKAVHHSQQNLQQGSLTPEDLDPRVAVHYGIPSTASILAFDPFQRLLAIGTLDGRIKVIGGDGIEGLLISPKQIPYKNIEFLQNQGYLVSILNDNDIQVWNLESRCLVSCLQWEANITAFAVIHGSNFIYVGDEYGTMSVVKYYVEDGKLLQLPYQISANSISEAAECPFPSDQPIVGILPQPYTSGNRVLIAYQNGLVVLWDISEGRIVFAGGGKDLQLKDEVFKASNEVNNNSPEEIPEHYLGEKEISALCWASSRGSILAVGYVDGDILFWNTSSAVSNKGQQALSLSNNVVKLRLSSAERRLPVIVLQWSSSHKTRNDYDGQLFIYGGDEIGAEEVLTVLTLEWSSGLESLRCVGRADITLTGSFADMILFPSDGTTRTNHKADVFVLTNPGQLHFYDDDSLSALISQQKQEKKQSFAAMEFPAVIPTNDPAMTVAKLMKLPAAENSLKILSELTSVMKLHSMSIPAGGAKWPLTGGVPSQLSTSKDHVIKRVYLTGYADGSVRIWDATYPVLSFIYLFEGEVQGIKVAGSSSPISEMDFCFFTLRLALGNECGLVRIYNLKGCQDGTNFHFVTENKNEVHRLSQGKGPQCIAVFSLLNSPVQTLKFVHCGAKLAVGFKCGSVTVIDMSSLSVIFFIDDVSCSKSPVISLSWQEIVNAHSLLKSPKHSEANTQESFIEEVMFISTKDAKINLIDGHTGKSICSRPWNMKKELVAISMYVIEGNTSTSKLWNENQPKDSFKDTAAKNEPASDNSQVGINSHEMEHDSCPENSYPGENLLDLFVLLCCEDSLRLYSTKSVIQGNDKPIHKVKHEKPCCWTFTLKKDGKVEGLVLLFQNGAMEIRSIPDLELIKESSLMSILRWNFKANMNKLMSSCDNGQITLANGCEVAFVSLLSSENDLRIPESLPCLHDKVLAAAADAALNFSLNQKKKQVQRNNQFQKKQGTAPGIIGGIVKGLKGGKTAHTVDFTTTQSIHDHLEKIFLKSPHTDASPSEDQEADVELYIDDIEIDDPQPVGSTSSHDLKNVNKGKESERERLFEGGTDDIKPRLRTPQEIMAKYRKAGDASAAAAQARNKLMERQEKLERVSRRTEELQNGAEDFASMANELVKTLENRKWWQI; this is translated from the exons ATGTTCGCCAAGCGCCTCTTGCAGAAGGCCGTGCATCACTCTCAG CAAAACCTGCAACAAGGCAGTTTGACTCCAGAAGACTTGGACCCGAGAGTAGCAGTTCACTATGGTATCCCATCTACGGCCTCCATTCTTGCTTTTGATCCCTTTCAGCGCCTTTTAGCCATTGGAACACT GGATGGAAGGATTAAAGTTATTGGCGGTGATGGTATTGAAGGACTTCTTATATCCCCAAAGCAAATACCATACAAAAACATTGAG TTTTTGCAAAACCAGGGTTACTTAGTCAGCATCTTAAATGACAATGATATTCAG GTTTGGAATCTTGAGAGCAGGTGCCTAGTTTCTTGTTTACAGTGGGAAGCCAATATCACTGCTTTTGCTGTAATCCATGGCTCTAACTTCAT ATATGTTGGTGATGAGTATGGTACAATGTCTGTGGTAAAGTACTATGTCGAAGATGGAAAGCTTTTGCAGCTGCCCTATCAAATATCTGCAAATTCTATTAGTG AGGCCGCTGAGTGTCCATTTCCTAGCGACCAACCTATCGTTGGAATTCTTCCTCAACCTTATACTTCAGGAAATAG AGTACTTATTGCCTATCAGAATGGGCTGGTTGTTCTTTGGGATATTTCTGAAGGTCGAATCGTCTTCGCTGGAGGTGGTAAGGATCTCCAATTGAAGGATGAAGTTTTTAAAGCATCAAATGAGGTGAATAATAACTCTCCAGAAGAAATACCAGAACATTATCTGGGAGAGAAAGAGATAAGTGCTCTTTGCTGGGCATCTTCCCGGGGGTCCATTCTTGCTGTGGGATATGTAGATGGAGATATTTTGTTTTGGAATACGTCATCGGCTGTTTCTAATAAAGGTCAACAAGCATTGTCATTGTCTAACAATGTTGTTAAGTTACGATTATCATCTGCCGAAAGAAGACTTCCTGTCATTGTTCTACAGTGGTCTTCAAGTCATAAAACCCGTAATGATTATGATGGCCAACTGTTTATCTATGGTGGTGATGAAATAGGAGCTGAAGAAGTTCTGACG GTTTTAACTCTTGAATGGTCGTCTGGATTGGAGTCTTTAAGATGTGTTGGTCGTGCAGACATTACACTTACTGGCTCTTTTGCAGACATGATTTTATTTCCAAGTGATGGGACAACAAGGACTAACCACAAAGCTGATGTTTTTGTCTTGACAAACCCTGGGCAATTGCATTTTTATGATGATGATAGTCTGTCTGCCTTGATTTCCCAGCAAAAGCAAGAGAAAAAACAGTCTTTTGCTGCTATGGAATTTCCTGCAGTGATACCTACAAATGATCCTGCCATGACAGTTGCAAAACTTATGAAGCTACCTGCTGCGGAAAACTCATTAAAGATCCTGTCAGAG TTAACCTCAGTTATGAAACTTCATTCGATGTCGATCCCAGCTGGTGGTGCCAAGTGGCCCTTGACTGGGGGTGTCCCCAGTCAATTGTCCACCAGTAAAGATCATGTGATCAAAAGAGTGTATCTGACAGGTTATGCGGATGGATCTGTCCGCATTTGGGATGCCACGTATCCAGTGTTATCTTTCATTTATCTTTTCGAAGGCGAG GTGCAAGGTATTAAAGTGGCTGGTTCAAGTTCTCCAATATCAGAAATGGATTTCTGCTTCTTCACTTTACGTCTGGCTCTTGGCAATGAATGTGGTTTG GTTCGTATTTATAACTTGAAAGGCTGTCAGGATGGGACAAACTTCCACTTTGttacagaaaacaaaaatgaag TTCACAGATTGTCTCAAGGAAAAGGGCCTCAATGTATCGCTGTTTTTTCTCTTCTCAACTCTCCAGTTCAAACACTAAAATTTGTGCATTGTGGGGCTAAGCTTGCTGTGGGCTTTAAATGTGGCAGT GTCACTGTAATTGACATGAGTTCCTTATCAGTTATCTTCTTCATAGATGATGTATCTTGCTCTAAGTCTCCAGTCATTTCATTAAGTTGGCAAGAAATTGTAAATGCCCATAGCCTTTTGAAGAGCCCAAAGCACTCTGAGGCTAATACTCAGGAGAGCTTTATTGAGGAAGTAATGTTTATCTCCACCAAGGATGCCAAGATTAATTTGATTGATGGTCACACTGGTAAATCTATCTGCTCACGGCCGTGGAACATGAAAAAAGAATTGGTTGCAATTTCAATGTATGTTATAG AGGGGAATACTTCTACTTCTAAGTTATGGAATGAAAACCAGCCAAAAGACTCCTTCAAGGATACTGCTGCCAAGAATGAGCCCGCTTCGGACAATTCTCAGGTTGGAATAAATTCACATGAGATGGAACATGACTCTTGTCCAGAAAATTCTTACCCTGGGGAAAACTTGCTGGATTTGTTTGTTTTGCTGTGTTGTGAGGATTCACTGCGCTTGTACTCTACAAAATCTGTAATTCAG GGAAATGACAAACCCATACATAAAGTGAAACATGAAAAACCATGTTGTTGGACTTTTACTCTTAAGAAAGATGGAAAAGTTGAGGGATTAGTCTTGCTGTTTCAAAATGGAGCAATGGAAATCAG GTCTATACCAGACTTGGAACTGATAAAAGAAAGCTCATTGATGTCAATTTTAAGATGGAATTTCAAGGCAAACATGAATAAATTGATGAGTTCTTGTGATAATGGACAGATCACACTG GCAAATGGGTGTGAAGTGGCATTTGTCTCGCTATTATCTAGTGAAAATGATTTAAG GATTCCAGAGTCTTTGCCTTGTCTCCATGATAAAGTTCTTGCAGCTGCTGCTGATGCTGCCTTGAATTTCTCTCTAAACCAGAAGAAAAAGCAGGTACAAAGAAATAATCAGTTTCAGAAAAAGCAG GGCACTGCACCTGGGATTATAGGTGGTATCGTCAAAGGCCTTAAGGGCGGGAAAACTGCTCATACAGTGGATTTCACTACAACACAATCAATTCATGATCATctagagaaaatatttttgaagtctCCACATACAGATGCATCTCCATCAGAAGATCAGGAAGCAGATGTGGAGCTTTATATAG atgatattgaaattgatgacCCTCAGCCAGTAGGATCTACTTCATCGCATGATCTTAAAAACGTAAATAAAG GAAAAGAATCCGAAAGAGAAAGACTATTTGAAGGCGGGACTGACGATATAAAGCCCAGGCTAAGAACTCCTCAAGAAATTATGGCCAAATATAGAAAGGCTGGG GATGCTTCTGCGGCGGCTGCACAAGCAAGGAATAAACTCATGGAAAGACAGGAAAAACTTGAG AGAGTCAGCAGGCGCACTGAAGAGCTGCAAAATGGAGCTGAAGACTTCGCATCTATGGCAAACGAGCTTGTCAAGACACTGGAAAATCGAAAATGGTGGCAAATATGA
- the LOC107430890 gene encoding uncharacterized protein LOC107430890 isoform X4: protein MFAKRLLQKAVHHSQQNLQQGSLTPEDLDPRVAVHYGIPSTASILAFDPFQRLLAIGTLDGRIKVIGGDGIEGLLISPKQIPYKNIEFLQNQGYLVSILNDNDIQVWNLESRCLVSCLQWEANITAFAVIHGSNFIYVGDEYGTMSVVKYYVEDGKLLQLPYQISANSISEAAECPFPSDQPIVGILPQPYTSGNRVLIAYQNGLVVLWDISEGRIVFAGGGKDLQLKDEVFKASNEVNNNSPEEIPEHYLGEKEISALCWASSRGSILAVGYVDGDILFWNTSSAVSNKGQQALSLSNNVVKLRLSSAERRLPVIVLQWSSSHKTRNDYDGQLFIYGGDEIGAEEVLTVLTLEWSSGLESLRCVGRADITLTGSFADMILFPSDGTTRTNHKADVFVLTNPGQLHFYDDDSLSALISQQKQEKKQSFAAMEFPAVIPTNDPAMTVAKLMKLPAAENSLKILSELTSVMKLHSMSIPAGGAKWPLTGGVPSQLSTSKDHVIKRVYLTGYADGSVRIWDATYPVLSFIYLFEGEVQGIKVAGSSSPISEMDFCFFTLRLALGNECGLVRIYNLKGCQDGTNFHFVTENKNEVHRLSQGKGPQCIAVFSLLNSPVQTLKFVHCGAKLAVGFKCGSVTVIDMSSLSVIFFIDDVSCSKSPVISLSWQEIVNAHSLLKSPKHSEANTQESFIEEVMFISTKDAKINLIDGHTGKSICSRPWNMKKELVAISMYVIEGNTSTSKLWNENQPKDSFKDTAAKNEPASDNSQVGINSHEMEHDSCPENSYPGENLLDLFVLLCCEDSLRLYSTKSVIQGNDKPIHKVKHEKPCCWTFTLKKDGKVEGLVLLFQNGAMEIRSIPDLELIKESSLMSILRWNFKANMNKLMSSCDNGQITLANGCEVAFVSLLSSENDLRELAYLFPGFQSLCLVSMIKFLQLLLMLP, encoded by the exons ATGTTCGCCAAGCGCCTCTTGCAGAAGGCCGTGCATCACTCTCAG CAAAACCTGCAACAAGGCAGTTTGACTCCAGAAGACTTGGACCCGAGAGTAGCAGTTCACTATGGTATCCCATCTACGGCCTCCATTCTTGCTTTTGATCCCTTTCAGCGCCTTTTAGCCATTGGAACACT GGATGGAAGGATTAAAGTTATTGGCGGTGATGGTATTGAAGGACTTCTTATATCCCCAAAGCAAATACCATACAAAAACATTGAG TTTTTGCAAAACCAGGGTTACTTAGTCAGCATCTTAAATGACAATGATATTCAG GTTTGGAATCTTGAGAGCAGGTGCCTAGTTTCTTGTTTACAGTGGGAAGCCAATATCACTGCTTTTGCTGTAATCCATGGCTCTAACTTCAT ATATGTTGGTGATGAGTATGGTACAATGTCTGTGGTAAAGTACTATGTCGAAGATGGAAAGCTTTTGCAGCTGCCCTATCAAATATCTGCAAATTCTATTAGTG AGGCCGCTGAGTGTCCATTTCCTAGCGACCAACCTATCGTTGGAATTCTTCCTCAACCTTATACTTCAGGAAATAG AGTACTTATTGCCTATCAGAATGGGCTGGTTGTTCTTTGGGATATTTCTGAAGGTCGAATCGTCTTCGCTGGAGGTGGTAAGGATCTCCAATTGAAGGATGAAGTTTTTAAAGCATCAAATGAGGTGAATAATAACTCTCCAGAAGAAATACCAGAACATTATCTGGGAGAGAAAGAGATAAGTGCTCTTTGCTGGGCATCTTCCCGGGGGTCCATTCTTGCTGTGGGATATGTAGATGGAGATATTTTGTTTTGGAATACGTCATCGGCTGTTTCTAATAAAGGTCAACAAGCATTGTCATTGTCTAACAATGTTGTTAAGTTACGATTATCATCTGCCGAAAGAAGACTTCCTGTCATTGTTCTACAGTGGTCTTCAAGTCATAAAACCCGTAATGATTATGATGGCCAACTGTTTATCTATGGTGGTGATGAAATAGGAGCTGAAGAAGTTCTGACG GTTTTAACTCTTGAATGGTCGTCTGGATTGGAGTCTTTAAGATGTGTTGGTCGTGCAGACATTACACTTACTGGCTCTTTTGCAGACATGATTTTATTTCCAAGTGATGGGACAACAAGGACTAACCACAAAGCTGATGTTTTTGTCTTGACAAACCCTGGGCAATTGCATTTTTATGATGATGATAGTCTGTCTGCCTTGATTTCCCAGCAAAAGCAAGAGAAAAAACAGTCTTTTGCTGCTATGGAATTTCCTGCAGTGATACCTACAAATGATCCTGCCATGACAGTTGCAAAACTTATGAAGCTACCTGCTGCGGAAAACTCATTAAAGATCCTGTCAGAG TTAACCTCAGTTATGAAACTTCATTCGATGTCGATCCCAGCTGGTGGTGCCAAGTGGCCCTTGACTGGGGGTGTCCCCAGTCAATTGTCCACCAGTAAAGATCATGTGATCAAAAGAGTGTATCTGACAGGTTATGCGGATGGATCTGTCCGCATTTGGGATGCCACGTATCCAGTGTTATCTTTCATTTATCTTTTCGAAGGCGAG GTGCAAGGTATTAAAGTGGCTGGTTCAAGTTCTCCAATATCAGAAATGGATTTCTGCTTCTTCACTTTACGTCTGGCTCTTGGCAATGAATGTGGTTTG GTTCGTATTTATAACTTGAAAGGCTGTCAGGATGGGACAAACTTCCACTTTGttacagaaaacaaaaatgaag TTCACAGATTGTCTCAAGGAAAAGGGCCTCAATGTATCGCTGTTTTTTCTCTTCTCAACTCTCCAGTTCAAACACTAAAATTTGTGCATTGTGGGGCTAAGCTTGCTGTGGGCTTTAAATGTGGCAGT GTCACTGTAATTGACATGAGTTCCTTATCAGTTATCTTCTTCATAGATGATGTATCTTGCTCTAAGTCTCCAGTCATTTCATTAAGTTGGCAAGAAATTGTAAATGCCCATAGCCTTTTGAAGAGCCCAAAGCACTCTGAGGCTAATACTCAGGAGAGCTTTATTGAGGAAGTAATGTTTATCTCCACCAAGGATGCCAAGATTAATTTGATTGATGGTCACACTGGTAAATCTATCTGCTCACGGCCGTGGAACATGAAAAAAGAATTGGTTGCAATTTCAATGTATGTTATAG AGGGGAATACTTCTACTTCTAAGTTATGGAATGAAAACCAGCCAAAAGACTCCTTCAAGGATACTGCTGCCAAGAATGAGCCCGCTTCGGACAATTCTCAGGTTGGAATAAATTCACATGAGATGGAACATGACTCTTGTCCAGAAAATTCTTACCCTGGGGAAAACTTGCTGGATTTGTTTGTTTTGCTGTGTTGTGAGGATTCACTGCGCTTGTACTCTACAAAATCTGTAATTCAG GGAAATGACAAACCCATACATAAAGTGAAACATGAAAAACCATGTTGTTGGACTTTTACTCTTAAGAAAGATGGAAAAGTTGAGGGATTAGTCTTGCTGTTTCAAAATGGAGCAATGGAAATCAG GTCTATACCAGACTTGGAACTGATAAAAGAAAGCTCATTGATGTCAATTTTAAGATGGAATTTCAAGGCAAACATGAATAAATTGATGAGTTCTTGTGATAATGGACAGATCACACTG GCAAATGGGTGTGAAGTGGCATTTGTCTCGCTATTATCTAGTGAAAATGATTTAAG AGAGCTTGCTTATCTGTTTCCAGGATTCCAGAGTCTTTGCCTTGTCTCCATGATAAAGTTCTTGCAGCTGCTGCTGATGCTGCCTTGA